Below is a window of Humulus lupulus chromosome 2, drHumLupu1.1, whole genome shotgun sequence DNA.
gtaatatcatatatatatatatatatattttttaaaatatgtttttctATTAGTGTACTAAATGTTGTGCCAAATTTAACACATGTTAAAAGTTGTATCAAATTTGTTGTCTATGATTTCATCATTCAACACGTGGCagtcattagagaagtaattaagTTCATTGGGAGATATTAAAGTTCTGTAGAGCTCACCTAGAGCTCCTCAGAGTGTAGTCTCCTCCCAGCAAGTCGTGATCCCTTTTTTAGGCGTGGATGTCTCCTAGTGAGTCCATGTCCTGAGGACCACCCTAGCAGTCTTCCCGCCTTCTTGACCCGATAGTCCTCTAGGTCTAGGAATTTTGTCCTCGGGGCATGGAGGGAGCACCGAGTGTCAGTCACTGCAGTCTTGGGCCACCACAAGATCGTCTGATAGTATTTTGTGTTTctcgagtagtggtgtcgagttcgtacactcgacaattgacATTTTCCACAACGCCGCATGACACAGGAAAACGTGCAGCTGTATTTTGACATGGTTAGAGACATGCCTTCCCTAAAAGAGAGTGGGCTGCAACCTGGGAATTGGGCCTCGTGCGATATGCATGGGGCCACTGCCACCTTTGTCATAGAAAGGTGTTTTAATTGGGCTTTTAATCCCAATTATGTGAGAATATTCCTGTAATAACTCTTCATTAAGGAGAGTTAACGACCATCAACCTTTATAAATAGGGCTAGAAGACCATTGTAAAATGATTCACAATTTCTTGTACTCAAGACACTCTATACACTGTCTGAGAAAATATCTATTGAAGTTTGTCATCTCAAGTTTCAACAACACTAATACTAAAGACTCGTAGATTATggttgttttataacctgaactACGTAAAATTTCGGTGTTAATCTTCTTTATTTTCTATAAGTTTATTAAGTTGATAGGGAAAAAAACAGTcaataaaatttaatacaaaataTAACAtaagttaaaatatatttttctaatagGGTACTACATGTTGTACCAAATTTAACACAAGTTAAAATTGAACATTTAAACAAAAACTCAAATCTTATGTAGAGACTTGGATGGATGGAGAAGATGATATCTTTTATTTATGTTGTTTGGTATTAAGAGAGGGTAAGAAAGATAGATACAAATATAAAGTTTAATATCAAACTTACTAAATTAactattatattataattaaaactattataaaattatttaaagggtatttttctttatatttttcatttttttggaGAGCTTTTCCCTTCAACTTTCCTCTCCCTCTATCTTTCCCTCCCACCATTCCATCCCTAAAAATATCCCTCCAGCCAAACATACTAAGTTTGCCCGTAAATAGAGTCAGTTGGCCCCCAAACAAACACAGAGACCGAAAACGAAACgaaaccctctctctctctccgctaaatttgaattttttttcgaATCTCAAAACGGGGTGTCGTTTTGACTTCCCCGTCCGTACAGGTACAGATAGCCATGGCCTTCCTCTCCTTCGTTGGTAGAGTTCTCTTCGTCTCCGTCTTCGTTCTCTCCGCTTGGCAAGAGTAAGAACCACCAGATCTCACTCTTCCATCTCTGTTTTTCCCTGTTTGTTTCCCGATAAAATGCGGGGGAAAATTGGCGGCTTTTTTTATAGTTTGGACTTTCTGATTCTTTTGAAGCTTTGGATCTGATTGTTTATAATTTTGTGATGTAAATTTTAGTTTCTTCGTTAGAACCTGGTTCAACCGGCTTAACTTTTAGTAACTTTGTTTTCTTTGGTTGGGTGCTGTAGTATGTCAAGTaagatttttgtttttgtttaaatgtTCAATTCATTCTTATTTTTTCTCTGATTCCGTTTGTTCCCCGAGAAAATGCAGGGGGGAAATTGGCTGTTCTGTTTTTTATTTGGTAAAGTTCGGATCTGATAGTTTGAGATTTTGTGACGTAAATTATGGTCTCTTAGTTAGAAATTAGTTTAACAAGCTCAAGTACCTTAGCGACTGCTTTTCAAGTGGAGATTTAAATTTTTTGTTTGAATGTTTAATCTTTATGAATATATTAGTTATAATATTTACGTGGTCGATTAACATTTTGATTGATTACAAAAGATAGTTAGATCACATTAATGGGAATTTATTGCGAACATCTAGTTCCTATGGTTATGTTATCTTTAGATTGGATCTGGCTCTATAATTATTACTGATACTTAATTTTTAAATTAGATCCCAAAAGggaatggtttttttttttgctacTGCTAGTTTTTAGACTTTTTGTTCCcctctatttatatattttatttttagaaaataaatgTTTGAATTccatatattttttgttattgctGAGTGtgaacttttttttcttttgtgatcTGGTTTCTaataattttagttattttacTAAGCTTTATGATTTAGAAATGGGTTTTCATCCATGTTAGTCCAAatgcaaaattaatttttttgctAGAATACATAGTTTGTTGGCTAATTAATCATGTTGAGTTTTTGTATGAGCaatggttttttatttatttattttttatttgagtaACTAAAATGTTTGACTTTGATAATGGTTggatttcttcaattttgttcCATATGTGATGAAACTACAGAATCTGGACAGGGTAGCCTCTCTTTCGCTTTCTTATTTGACTTTGTTGGAGTCCAGTTAATATTCTATTTGTGGATGTGTTAGCAGTGGTAATTATATGTATAGCTATTACTTTGCTGTTAATCTTCGAGGCTCATTCTCTGTCTCAAGTCACATTATGAATGGTGTAGATAGTAGTACACAATAGAAAAAAGTTTCATATAGATGCTTGATATTGAATCATGAATCTGTTTGTTTCCGTAGGTTCAATGATTTTGGTACTGATGGTGGACCCGCGGCAAAATCTTTGACACCAAAATTCCATGCTTTCTCTAGTCACCTGTCAACCCACACTGGGATCAAAGCTCCAGAAGTTGAGGTGAGCAATGCATTCTACTTTTGATCAATTCTCATTTTCGACCACATATATGTATGTTTTAGTTAGTTAGCGTATGCAAATGATGTTGAAGTTATTGTTGGCAGATTAAACACTTGGTGGCTGCAGCAATTGCCTTGAAGGGCCTGGGGAGCCTTCTTTTCATATTTGGCAGCTCATTTGGAGCCTATTTACTGGTTGTTACCAAACTAAACTCGATCGTGTTTTTATTTTTGATCAACAGATGACTCATTGTGTTTCATTTTCTTGTCACACAGCTTCTTCATCAGGCAATCGTTACTCCCATATTGTATGATTTCTATAACTATGATGTTGAGAAAAGAGAATTCGCTCAACTTTTTCCCAAGTTTACTCAGGTTAGCAGTCAATTAACTGGAGGGCAAAGTTAGCCTGCTAGTAACTTCTAAGCCATGGCAAAATGTTTAAACAATTTTGATTTTACCTTCTTTTGCAGAATCTGGCGTTGTTTGGGGCTTTGCTCTTCTACATAGGCATAAAGAACTCCATGCCAAGGCGGCAACTGAGGAAAAAGGCTCCTAAAGCAAAAACTACATGAGAAGGAACACCTGATGATGATTGATTCAAGGGTTGGGTTTCTTGACTCTTGCCTGGAACATCGCTCAGGAATTacttttgtatgctttataaTGTTATGAAGAATTTTTCTTTTTGAGAAATAGGGAAATCAGGGGAAAGAGGGCTCTTTTACTTGTTTTGAGGTGTGATTCTGTTTCTTCACGAGCCAGTTTGTAGACACTGCATTGAGTTTAGTTAAGTTCCATGATCCATTGATATCAAAATAGTACATTTCTTCTGCTTGACATACTTGTTGAATTGATGGTGGACTGGAGACAGGCATGAGAAGCTGATAGTGACCCCTTAAATAACAAACATTCCTCTCGTATTAGCTACAATTAATAATCGTAATCTTCGTGTCTAAACGTCATCGCGATGTTTAATCTGAGTATTGTTATTAAATCACTACTCTAGCATTTTTCTTATTATTAAGCATGTTGTTCTCTCTCATATATCGGGGAATTCACATTAAAATTTCAGAAGTGGATATGAGGCTGATTTGATTTGAAAGTATCTAATTACTGTGTTGTCCTTCAAAAACCCATTATTGGAGTTAGAGCTTACCATTACTACATCATGTACCCAACAGTCTGGTGATATAAACAACAAAGAACTTTAATAAGGGATGGTGTTGGTGACAGTGTGTTGTCTTGTACATTACCGTTGCACGGGTTTCAATTAATACATAGCTTTTTTTAAATGCTAGGTGCAACTTTGAACCGACTCTCAACAATTTCAAACCGAAAGAATAAGTAGAGTACATTGCATTCAATTACTTCACCAATTTATATCagtttaaattttatataatttttttattagtttttaattCAAGAATGTTTTATTTGAGATTATTAAATCCACTAATTTATAAAACTAGAGGCATTTTGCTCATAATcaaaaaaagtttgaccaaaatttgATCCCGAgtgttcttttattttattttacaaaatatatgatctaaaatgaaaatttttgtaaaacacaataatcaaaatggtatttacccttaTTTTTAAAATGGATGATATTATTTGTAAAGGccataagatatttttgtaaataaaaaaattcaagcaATTTTTGTTGTTGACTCGGTTTTCGGGCAACCTCATCAGACACCAAAAGAATAATATTGACAAGCTTAGTGAGAGTGGACTCAAGTGTTTAAGACATACTTAACATGTATAATTACTAAATGGAATAATAAATAACAAATAGATTTATAGTAGTTCGACCATTAATGAGACATACGTTTACTTAGTCATTTTTATTGATATATGTGCTTCCAAGCTTTGGTTACATTTGTGTTTACATATTAACTCGCTTGAGTATGGAGATAGTATTAGACATTAAAGGATGCCTTTAAAAAGACTTTTATAGTGAGGAGTCGGGTTACACTTGGGTTTCAGGCCAATCTATTGGGCTTGACCTAAAGACAATTAATACAAAAGAGTGACTAGACTAACGGGGTCGCCAGCCTCGGCTGAGTTGTGGCATGCCTTATGCGACCACCCTCCAAAGCTGGAACTAGCAATTATGCTTAAGGTCGGTGAAGAGTTATGAGCGATGTCCTCCTGCTTACTGGGACCAACAACCATAGCGCCTGATAAAGTCAACAACTGGAGCCCTCAGGAAAGGCTCTAATGAGGctggggagggggggggggggggggggggcgattAGGCTTCATGACGTTGTACCCTACGACTGGGGCCTTGCCAACGGCCACATGTGGGGGCAGTCGACGAGAGGATGGTGTTCGGGCTTCCCGAGTTTGTTTATCTCTTGGACGTTGCTACTTTTGTCAATTATGGCCAGACAACCTTGGCCTCAGGTATCACATTGGACCTCAACAATCTTGGGCTTTGGCGATGATAATTGAGCAGTCTTCTTGTAAGCGGCCCTCAAATTAGTGAGGTGATCCTCTTCAATCTTATCGCTAGCATATTTTGCCTATATTGACTACCACGTCATTGTACGAAAAATGAGTATAAAATTTGTTTAACAATGCCCAATGTAAATTTTCCAATAATTTTTGTGATAAGTTATTTTCTTGAGTGGTAAAATAATTGAAAGAAAAATTActtttgataaagcttaagagtCTCCAATAACTTACATCTTAAAACTCAATCGCGGAGTTAGAGAGTGGTGTTGGattaacttatacaggatctttatttattttcatgtatatctaatattaaacaaattaatacgagatagcctaaaacatgtttctaaaattgaattcaagagaaacaaagaatagaatacttacagtatacgcagcggaattaagagtccttccttcagtttctctaactcttgtatcctttctgtcgcagagtattatcaagaaactgaaccgatcttctattttcttcacgatcttccaatgtatccttagaaccacctagactagtgtgggcaattctcaacacatgagatagatatagagagaagaagagaaaataacaaagtggcttagaaaaggacttgtgtttagagagaatataaaactatcagaaaacctgacttgtgacttatctgtcgtctctgaaatcttctctctaagtactccttttatagactcaattaggtcatttaatttaattaaaaaatcaataaaataacagccattttgaagccctaggtcaaaattatcatgagctataggcccgtgaaatttctcatttgattataagcccattggacttaaaatcaatgcctgtattattttctattgatttaattaattaaataattatttaaatcctttatcaaattaattatttataatttgaaccttgatttaaatttatttattaatttagataccaatttatcttaattaataaatctgccataatttctcttttcttctcaaaattacacaactctgtgaaactatccaaaattgacctggtcaactttgataattctaattgataattaaatcaattaattgagactatctagatgattttatccaaggtacaatggggaccatgggcctatgaaatcaagctccaataagttatcataaatctaacaaataaatttactaacttattaattcctcgtgactccactatagacttggaattgcactcttgaattcatagaacgctctataacaaatataggtacgctattaattatccattgttacaaccataattgtcactcaatcctctatagacggtctacaatgagataggactaaaataccgttttacccctcattgtattttatccttaaaacatttagtttcttgtaaatgatatttcagtaaactaatttaattactgaaatgagatctctatcatttaacaccttgaaccaaactaaaaggaaaccatcgtttcacttcttcatcagaagctatagatgttcatatctatgattaacactcccactcaattatactaccgagttcccaagatgtaagtatgggctagtccgtagggtaagctggtaacgaacaagtcaaagaactcaaataatacaatcagctagaatactaaccactcagaattgagattgaattgacctatggtcaactatatgatatgactagaatagataataacggtatgtttacttatcttatcaactgtcaatatcggtcctgtccgatgtaacaaatacatccgatcttatctactttgctaatgttctggaaagaacataacactgtaatgtgtaagtagatcatatcgtaaattggcaagtcagtgtaaatccggtgcactgactaatcttaggactaacttatttttgaacttataatcatatttatattccactgtgattatgtcactataaataagattagctatatgctcgggatttaatagaagtttatattaaacaaataatcatgaaaataaacacaagtgagcaaagtgattgaccaagtcaaaaaatgatttctattcttttattgataataaaatgagattacaaagaatttgagttttaattagggcataaaaccccaacaagtgGAACCAAAATTGAGCATAAATATCACTCACAATCCACACATTTATTCAATGTGGGACAGTGGTAAATGCACAAACCCATGGACAAGAGGTCCCAATCCATTGGTTTTTTAGGATTTATACATTTTCGAACCTTGTGTTTTGCCCTATTACTtgtttggactttgtattttgacaaattactgaccatttgttttgtaaaatggttcaaatagatccATACACCAAATTTTGGTCAACGTtatttgaactaaaatcacaaataattcaccatactaacaattcagaaaaaaaaatcacaatcaTTCTACTTAGtaactatgttgttatattcaatttttttcttcatcaaaattgggtttaggggcatatttgaatcattttgtaaaatatagggttcaaaaaataatttttcaaaacatatGGTCTAAACAGATAAttggacaaaacacaaggtccaaaaaaaatatatttttttataaagccTAAGAGGCTGCAAGAATCCACATCTCAAAACTCAATCGCGAGGTTTGAAAGAAAATTTATTCATAGTTGGTTAGAATATTTTTGTTGAAAAAATTTACTTGAcattattattatgatttttagatttgattttcgATTGAAATAAAGTTGTACGAAGG
It encodes the following:
- the LOC133819009 gene encoding uncharacterized protein LOC133819009, producing the protein MAFLSFVGRVLFVSVFVLSAWQEFNDFGTDGGPAAKSLTPKFHAFSSHLSTHTGIKAPEVEIKHLVAAAIALKGLGSLLFIFGSSFGAYLLLLHQAIVTPILYDFYNYDVEKREFAQLFPKFTQNLALFGALLFYIGIKNSMPRRQLRKKAPKAKTT